In one window of Caenimonas aquaedulcis DNA:
- a CDS encoding alpha/beta hydrolase produces MRKNPDTPAGTIHRLTLDSDALKGNLLGDPTRRIVDVYVPHGHDGRGLPLLVDLVGFTAGGPAHTNWKNFGENVPERLDRLIAEGQMPPVVVAFPDCFTKLGGNQYVNSVAMGRWDDFLLKEAVPLVEQQFKCGGAGRRGLFGKSSGGYGAMTHALLHPDFWSAAGVHSGDMGFELLYRHEFVPVLRALAKQPDLAQWVDEFWQAKKTKDSDVHIIMMLAQAASFDPDPTARYGLRLPVTPDTCEIIPERWANWMAWDPLVLVEKHGPGLKQMKALYIDCGDVDQYNLVYGARRMHKRLDAMGVPHTYEEFPDNHSSVDYRMDVSLPLLVRAMG; encoded by the coding sequence ATGCGAAAGAATCCCGACACCCCGGCCGGCACCATCCATCGGCTCACGCTCGACAGCGACGCGCTGAAGGGCAACCTGCTCGGCGACCCGACGCGGCGCATCGTCGATGTCTATGTGCCGCACGGCCATGACGGGCGCGGCCTGCCCTTGCTGGTCGACCTGGTGGGATTCACCGCCGGCGGCCCGGCGCACACCAACTGGAAGAACTTCGGCGAGAACGTCCCCGAGCGGCTGGACCGCCTGATCGCCGAAGGGCAGATGCCGCCCGTGGTGGTGGCCTTCCCCGATTGCTTCACCAAACTCGGCGGCAACCAGTACGTGAACTCCGTGGCGATGGGGCGCTGGGATGACTTCCTGCTGAAGGAAGCCGTGCCGCTGGTCGAACAGCAATTCAAGTGCGGTGGCGCGGGACGGCGCGGGCTTTTCGGCAAATCGAGCGGCGGCTATGGCGCGATGACGCATGCGCTGCTCCATCCGGATTTCTGGAGCGCCGCAGGCGTGCACTCGGGCGACATGGGCTTCGAACTGCTGTACAGGCATGAATTCGTGCCGGTATTGCGGGCGCTCGCCAAGCAGCCCGACCTGGCGCAGTGGGTGGACGAGTTCTGGCAGGCGAAGAAGACGAAGGACAGCGACGTCCACATCATCATGATGCTGGCGCAGGCCGCGAGCTTCGACCCCGACCCCACCGCGCGCTACGGCCTTCGCCTGCCGGTGACGCCGGACACCTGCGAGATCATCCCCGAGCGCTGGGCGAACTGGATGGCGTGGGACCCTTTGGTGCTGGTGGAGAAGCACGGGCCTGGCCTGAAGCAGATGAAGGCGCTATACATCGACTGCGGCGACGTGGACCAGTACAACCTCGTCTATGGCGCGCGGCGCATGCACAAGCGGCTCGACGCGATGGGCGTGCCGCACACCTACGAGGAATTCCCGGACAACCACTCCTCGGTGGACTACCGGATGGATGTGAGCCTGCCGCTGCTGGTGCGAGCGATGGGCTGA
- a CDS encoding TolC family protein, with the protein MVVALACVSSGGALAQRMAAADLVRHVIAVDPQLAARRANVRAADGDRLAVQSALYPSIDVSSQIGRAGQKDLPTPSQFSANDGVSRPAYSRSLTISQLLFDSGKSAMELEIARTQILREAIALEKAVNERSLAALQAMLDLAAAREKLSRAKATQGRLEHLVELVQGRMRSGQAPLVELRRSQSRLLEQRRAVAELEGTARQAVKTFSQVTQLDPAKLELIAPPDAAPDIAELEHLRSACEVSCVDVKDAETAVRIAELQLKAMASGFLPKVVLQASASRALNPGGAQAHYASRTVGLVASWNLFAGGGDVGRRRAAAERLDSGRSQKDAVVIESLGQFDRVQQLFLTASEVEQLGKSAAEIASDTRSLAEKGYEAGVRPLLDVADTLVEENRAQAALIDAGTQKNLAWFHLLALHGELARRIGAVDTY; encoded by the coding sequence ATGGTCGTTGCGCTGGCTTGCGTGTCGAGCGGCGGTGCGCTCGCGCAACGGATGGCGGCCGCGGACCTCGTGCGGCATGTGATCGCTGTCGACCCCCAGCTTGCGGCACGGCGGGCTAATGTCCGCGCGGCCGACGGCGATCGGCTTGCGGTGCAATCCGCGCTGTACCCGTCTATCGATGTCTCGTCGCAAATCGGCCGTGCAGGGCAGAAGGACTTGCCGACCCCCAGCCAGTTCAGCGCGAACGACGGCGTCTCCCGGCCAGCCTACTCACGATCGCTCACGATCTCGCAATTGCTCTTCGACAGCGGCAAGTCGGCGATGGAGCTGGAAATCGCGAGGACGCAGATCCTGCGCGAGGCGATCGCACTGGAGAAAGCCGTGAACGAACGCTCGCTCGCCGCGCTGCAGGCGATGCTCGATCTGGCGGCGGCCCGCGAGAAGCTGTCCCGCGCCAAAGCCACGCAGGGACGCCTGGAGCATCTGGTCGAACTTGTCCAGGGCCGTATGCGATCGGGGCAGGCACCCCTCGTTGAATTGCGCCGATCGCAGAGCAGGCTGCTCGAGCAACGAAGGGCGGTCGCCGAGCTCGAGGGCACTGCACGGCAGGCGGTAAAGACGTTCAGTCAGGTGACGCAGCTCGACCCTGCGAAGCTTGAACTCATTGCGCCTCCGGACGCCGCTCCCGATATCGCCGAACTGGAGCATTTGAGGTCCGCGTGCGAAGTGTCGTGTGTGGACGTGAAAGATGCAGAGACTGCAGTGCGGATCGCGGAACTCCAGCTCAAGGCGATGGCGTCCGGCTTTCTACCGAAGGTGGTGCTGCAGGCATCCGCGTCCCGCGCGCTCAACCCCGGAGGCGCGCAAGCACACTATGCGAGCCGCACGGTAGGGCTTGTCGCCAGCTGGAATCTCTTCGCGGGCGGTGGCGATGTCGGCCGCCGCCGGGCGGCCGCCGAGCGGCTCGATTCCGGGCGGTCTCAGAAGGATGCGGTGGTCATCGAGTCGCTCGGCCAGTTCGATCGTGTGCAGCAGCTGTTCCTCACCGCATCGGAGGTGGAACAGCTGGGGAAGTCCGCGGCCGAAATCGCGTCCGACACGCGCTCGCTGGCGGAGAAGGGTTACGAGGCGGGAGTGCGCCCCTTGCTCGACGTGGCCGACACGCTGGTGGAAGAGAACCGCGCACAGGCGGCCCTGATCGATGCCGGGACCCAGAAAAACCTCGCTTGGTTCCATCTGCTCGCACTTCACGGCGAGCTCGCTCGACGCATCGGAGCCGTCGACACCTACTAG
- a CDS encoding D-amino acid dehydrogenase codes for MKVLVLGSGVIGTTAAYYLARAGHEVTIVDRQSGPALETSFANAGEVSPGYSAPWAGPGVPAKAVKWMLMHHSPLVIWPMLDWAMWRWGAAMLRNCTEARYKVNKARMVRLAEYSRDCLRELRAETGITYDERSQGTLQLFRTQKQLDGTGKDIEILQQYGVPYQLLDREGYLRYEPALSLVKEKFVGALRLPGDETGDCFIFTQKLAAMAQALGVQFRWGVHIEALQRQGDRVTGVRTGAGAMEADRVVVALGSYSPLLLRPVGIDIPVYPVKGYSITLPIDDAAHAPESTIMDETHKVAVTRLGDRIRVGGTAELAGYSLTLREGRRQTLNHVVTDLFPRAGDVAKATFWSGLRPMTPDGTPVIGPTPLDGLWLSTGHGTLGWTMAAGSGQLLADWMGGARPAIDTEGLSLARYAA; via the coding sequence ATGAAAGTCCTCGTCCTGGGCAGCGGCGTGATCGGTACAACGGCGGCGTACTACCTCGCACGCGCCGGCCACGAGGTGACCATCGTCGACCGGCAGTCCGGGCCCGCGCTCGAAACCAGCTTCGCCAATGCCGGCGAGGTGTCGCCCGGCTATTCGGCGCCCTGGGCCGGGCCCGGCGTGCCGGCCAAGGCGGTCAAGTGGATGCTGATGCACCACAGCCCGCTCGTAATCTGGCCGATGCTGGACTGGGCGATGTGGCGCTGGGGCGCGGCGATGCTGCGCAACTGTACGGAGGCCCGCTACAAGGTGAACAAGGCGCGCATGGTGCGCCTCGCGGAATACAGCCGGGACTGCCTGCGCGAATTGCGAGCGGAAACGGGCATCACCTATGACGAACGCAGCCAAGGCACGCTGCAGCTTTTCCGCACGCAGAAGCAGCTGGACGGCACGGGCAAGGACATCGAGATCCTGCAGCAGTACGGCGTGCCCTACCAGCTGCTCGACCGCGAGGGCTACCTGCGGTACGAGCCCGCACTCTCGCTGGTGAAGGAGAAGTTCGTCGGCGCGCTGCGCCTGCCCGGCGACGAGACCGGCGACTGCTTCATCTTCACGCAGAAGCTCGCTGCGATGGCGCAAGCGCTGGGCGTGCAATTTCGGTGGGGCGTGCACATCGAGGCGCTGCAGCGGCAAGGCGATCGCGTCACGGGTGTCCGCACGGGCGCGGGCGCGATGGAGGCCGATCGCGTCGTCGTCGCGCTGGGAAGCTATTCGCCGCTGCTGCTGCGGCCCGTGGGCATCGACATCCCGGTGTACCCGGTCAAGGGCTATTCGATCACGCTGCCGATCGACGATGCGGCCCATGCGCCGGAGTCCACGATCATGGACGAGACGCACAAGGTGGCCGTGACGCGGCTGGGTGACCGCATCCGCGTCGGCGGCACCGCGGAGCTCGCCGGCTACAGCCTGACCTTGCGCGAAGGCCGACGCCAGACCCTGAACCACGTGGTGACGGACCTGTTCCCGCGCGCGGGGGATGTGGCGAAGGCGACGTTCTGGTCAGGGCTGCGCCCGATGACGCCCGACGGCACGCCGGTGATCGGGCCCACACCCCTCGATGGTTTGTGGCTGTCCACCGGGCACGGCACGCTGGGATGGACGATGGCCGCGGGGAGCGGGCAGCTGCTTGCGGACTGGATGGGCGGCGCCCGTCCTGCGATCGATACCGAGGGCTTGTCGCTGGCACGGTACGCTGCCTGA
- a CDS encoding AfsR/SARP family transcriptional regulator encodes MIDACLALAACFIESTGDTAAAKLLIDFSQASSGSGANDPIGRSAGDLLDALMDGCFDVGHRTDNVRVRVLGAMRIEVKGSHVTWNGRAQQRVLDLLCLLAAAGPAGKPSEFLQDRLWDGCESPNSALRISIHRLRKLLGSDDTVIVRGGRISLNPEKVWTDVEAMSRLADCVSLGLKNIATAVLTRLGAGLLALYRGGICGAEQIGWLTAVQRKLSIQFISTASALGQELESRKCWIEADRLWQRVLDAEPLCESAHRGLMRSAHAQGDWAAAWSHYRFCRDTLSVILSQPPCPQTHRLARELGLLGESSGHTAA; translated from the coding sequence GTGATTGATGCCTGTCTCGCCCTCGCGGCATGCTTCATCGAATCCACAGGCGACACGGCAGCAGCGAAGCTCCTCATCGACTTCAGCCAGGCAAGTTCCGGATCCGGCGCGAACGATCCGATCGGCCGCAGCGCCGGCGACCTGCTCGATGCGCTCATGGATGGCTGCTTCGACGTCGGCCACCGAACCGACAACGTCCGCGTTCGCGTGCTCGGCGCGATGCGCATCGAGGTGAAAGGGTCGCACGTGACATGGAACGGCAGGGCCCAGCAGCGTGTGCTCGACCTGCTGTGCCTTCTGGCCGCTGCAGGGCCCGCCGGGAAGCCGTCGGAATTCCTTCAGGACCGGCTGTGGGACGGGTGCGAGTCCCCCAATTCGGCACTACGCATCAGCATTCACCGGTTGCGCAAGCTGCTCGGCAGCGATGACACCGTCATTGTTCGCGGCGGGCGCATCTCGCTGAACCCGGAGAAGGTGTGGACAGATGTGGAAGCAATGTCGAGGCTCGCGGATTGCGTATCCCTCGGCCTGAAGAATATCGCGACCGCCGTGCTGACGCGGCTAGGTGCCGGGCTGCTCGCGCTTTATAGGGGCGGCATTTGCGGCGCGGAGCAAATCGGCTGGCTCACGGCGGTTCAACGCAAGCTGTCGATTCAGTTCATATCGACCGCTTCGGCACTCGGCCAGGAGCTCGAGTCCCGAAAATGCTGGATCGAAGCCGACCGCCTTTGGCAGCGCGTCCTCGACGCGGAGCCGCTTTGCGAATCGGCCCATCGCGGCCTGATGCGTTCCGCGCACGCGCAAGGTGACTGGGCTGCCGCATGGAGCCACTATCGTTTTTGCCGCGACACGCTCTCCGTGATCCTGAGCCAGCCGCCATGCCCGCAAACCCATCGCCTCGCGCGGGAACTCGGGCTGCTCGGCGAGTCGTCCGGGCACACCGCCGCCTGA
- a CDS encoding hemerythrin domain-containing protein: protein MAQDAIALLEADHHRVEELFREFKSAGDPQAKLHLAQVICMELTLHAMVEEEIFYPAFARATGDEQVLQHALKEHAEIKELIAKVLTAENLDGAIEAVKQHTLHHVDDERKGMFAKARASGMELATLGGQIQARRAEVADAIQEA, encoded by the coding sequence ATGGCCCAGGACGCCATCGCCTTGCTCGAAGCGGATCACCACCGGGTGGAAGAGCTGTTCCGCGAATTCAAGTCGGCCGGGGACCCGCAGGCCAAGCTGCACCTGGCCCAGGTGATCTGCATGGAGCTCACCCTGCATGCCATGGTGGAGGAAGAGATCTTCTATCCGGCCTTCGCCCGCGCCACCGGCGACGAACAGGTGCTGCAACACGCGCTCAAGGAGCACGCGGAGATCAAGGAGCTGATCGCCAAGGTGCTCACCGCCGAGAACCTCGACGGCGCGATCGAAGCCGTCAAGCAGCACACGCTGCACCACGTCGATGACGAGCGCAAGGGCATGTTCGCCAAGGCGCGGGCTTCCGGCATGGAACTCGCCACGCTCGGCGGGCAGATCCAGGCCCGGCGTGCCGAGGTAGCCGACGCGATCCAGGAAGCCTGA
- a CDS encoding HlyD family type I secretion periplasmic adaptor subunit, translating into MNFGAWTQRFGSWKEEALSDPEGDDGTRSVRIVTCTVAVFVIAAFIWASMFHIDELARGQGRLVPVGRVQPVQNQDGGVLVAMLVAEGSRVRAGDVLAELDDKTQRSDYEEPHRRWLQSIASLARIEAELASRPIAFPHSLEGEQRIRDDEIAAHRANRAELAAILAGYDEIAIQKREMLERARRELVLRQQEAAMLVKELEIVRPLVPAVLAETEVLRKERDLLNVRSSVVAQEHAMGELTSAIAQARADHAKALGDYRARLQKELVERRADADIYAPRSAARADKVARAKLLAPVDGVVKAVYFRRPGQVVPPAGVVLDLVPTDEVLMIEARILPSDVGFLRPHQRVRVKVSSFDFAIYGALDGTVRNISADSVQEKDGKEFYVAQVALEGVLKDKSGQPLPLVPGMQVNLDIVTGSRTVLTYLFKPIVRGLNQSFTER; encoded by the coding sequence ATGAACTTCGGGGCATGGACGCAACGCTTCGGCTCGTGGAAGGAAGAGGCGCTGTCGGATCCGGAGGGTGACGACGGCACGCGCTCGGTGCGCATCGTCACCTGCACCGTCGCGGTCTTCGTGATCGCGGCATTCATCTGGGCGTCCATGTTCCACATCGACGAGCTTGCGCGGGGACAGGGCAGGCTGGTCCCCGTCGGACGGGTGCAGCCCGTGCAGAACCAGGATGGCGGCGTTCTCGTGGCCATGCTCGTCGCTGAAGGCTCCCGCGTGCGCGCCGGCGATGTGCTGGCCGAGCTCGACGACAAGACGCAGCGGTCCGACTACGAGGAGCCTCATCGCAGGTGGCTGCAGAGCATCGCCTCGCTCGCAAGGATCGAAGCCGAACTCGCCTCACGCCCGATCGCGTTTCCGCATTCGCTGGAAGGGGAGCAGCGCATTCGCGACGATGAAATCGCCGCCCACCGAGCCAATCGCGCGGAACTGGCCGCAATTCTCGCGGGCTACGACGAGATTGCCATACAAAAACGCGAGATGCTCGAGCGCGCGCGGCGCGAGCTGGTCCTGCGCCAGCAGGAAGCCGCGATGCTGGTCAAGGAGCTCGAAATCGTCAGGCCGCTGGTGCCGGCGGTGCTGGCCGAGACGGAAGTGCTGCGCAAGGAGCGGGACCTGCTCAACGTGCGCAGCAGCGTCGTGGCGCAGGAACATGCGATGGGCGAACTGACAAGCGCTATCGCACAGGCGCGTGCCGACCACGCCAAGGCGTTAGGGGACTATCGGGCACGCCTGCAGAAAGAGCTCGTGGAGCGCCGGGCGGACGCCGACATCTACGCGCCCAGGAGCGCGGCGCGCGCCGACAAGGTCGCGCGCGCCAAATTGCTCGCGCCTGTGGACGGCGTCGTGAAGGCGGTGTACTTCCGTCGCCCAGGCCAGGTCGTTCCGCCTGCGGGGGTCGTGCTGGACCTTGTGCCGACCGACGAGGTGCTCATGATCGAAGCGCGCATCCTGCCAAGCGACGTCGGGTTTCTTCGCCCGCACCAGCGTGTCCGCGTGAAGGTGTCGTCTTTCGATTTCGCCATCTACGGCGCGCTGGACGGCACCGTTCGCAACATCAGCGCGGACTCCGTGCAGGAAAAGGACGGCAAGGAGTTCTACGTCGCCCAGGTCGCGCTGGAAGGTGTGCTCAAGGACAAGTCGGGTCAGCCGTTGCCGCTCGTTCCCGGCATGCAGGTCAACCTCGACATCGTGACGGGCAGCCGGACGGTGCTCACCTATCTCTTCAAGCCGATCGTGCGCGGTTTGAACCAGAGCTTCACGGAGAGGTAG